The nucleotide sequence GCAGCGCATCGGCCTCCACGACCCGCTGCTGCCCGTCCACAGTAATATAAATCCGCTTCAGATCCCCGTGTTGTTCCACCCGCTCATAGGTGACACCCGTCAGGATATGGATTCCCTCAAAGGCCAAGGCGAGAGAGACGGCTTCGGACACCTCTGGCTCATAGGCTCGAAGCAGTCGGCCACTTCGCTGCATCAACGTCACCTCTGAACCCAAGCGGTGAAACATTTGCCCGAGTTCCATTCCAATATAGCCGGATCCGATCACGGCCAGACGCTGCGGAACCTCTGTCAACTCCAGTGCCGCGGTACTGACGAGGTAGTCCACATCCGCAAGCCCCGGAATGTCCGGCACGGCGGGTGAGGCCCCCGTGGCAACGAGATAACGGCCGGCCCGAATCATACGGCCGGCGACCGCGATGGTCGACGGGTCCGCAAAGCGAGCCTCGCCACGTATGAGATCGAAGCCATACTCGTCGATGAGATCGATATACTTGTGCTGCCGTAGTTCCGCCACGAGTTCGTCCTTCGCTCCTACGAGCTGGTGAAGATTCACCGGGCCGGCCGACGTTTCAAGTCCCGGGAATGGATGCTGTGCGGCCAGGTGGTGGATTTCGCTGGCTCGAAGCATGGTCTTCGACGGCACGCAGCCGGTGTTCACGCAGGTTCCCCCAATCGTACCGCGTTCAATCATGCCGACTTTTGCACCACGAGAAACCGCCTCAATCGCTGCCGAGAATGCAGCACCACCGGACCCGATGATGAGAAGGTCATAGTCGTCGCCACTTGTTCGATGGAATGTGGAATCACTTCTCAAAGGATGGAGAATCTCTGCGTTACTGGGTTCATAACCGCTGTCGGCCACGGCCCGTTTTGCTGCTTCAATGCCGGACGCATCACTGATCTCAAATGTCGCCTCGCCGCGGCGAAAATTGACAGATATCTTCTCAGCCCCGGCACTGTGCAAGGCTTTCTTCACGTGTTCTTCGCAGTCTGTACAGGTCATTCCCCGTACCGCAAGTCGCACTTGCAATTTGTTGCTCATAAGCCCAGAGCTCCTTTCCGCAGTAAAGCTATTCAATCCAATGGATAT is from Kyrpidia tusciae DSM 2912 and encodes:
- the merA gene encoding mercury(II) reductase, translated to MSNKLQVRLAVRGMTCTDCEEHVKKALHSAGAEKISVNFRRGEATFEISDASGIEAAKRAVADSGYEPSNAEILHPLRSDSTFHRTSGDDYDLLIIGSGGAAFSAAIEAVSRGAKVGMIERGTIGGTCVNTGCVPSKTMLRASEIHHLAAQHPFPGLETSAGPVNLHQLVGAKDELVAELRQHKYIDLIDEYGFDLIRGEARFADPSTIAVAGRMIRAGRYLVATGASPAVPDIPGLADVDYLVSTAALELTEVPQRLAVIGSGYIGMELGQMFHRLGSEVTLMQRSGRLLRAYEPEVSEAVSLALAFEGIHILTGVTYERVEQHGDLKRIYITVDGQQRVVEADALLVATGRTPNTAALNLEAAQVRVGSRGEVLVNEYLQTSNPNVYAAGDVTLGPQFVYVAAYEGAIAAENALSGERRKVDLSVVPAVTFTSPSIATVGMTEARARSKGYEVITSVLPLDAVPRALVNHDTAGVIKLVADGRSRKLLGVHVVADNAGDVIYAGVLAVKFGLTIEDLTSTLAPYLTMAEGLKLAALTFDRDVAKLSCCAG